The genomic window CCCTTTCTCGCTCTTATAGTCTCTGGAGGGCATACAGACCTATACCTTGTGGAAAACTTTGGCAGATACCTTTTTCTTGGTGGAACCCTTGACGATGCGGTGGGAGAAAGCTACGACAAGGTGGCAAAGCTCATGGGACTTGGATATCCGGGTGGTCCCATAATTGACAGGCTTGCCAAAGAGGGTAAACCTATCTACAACCTTCCAAGACCTATGATAGAAGAGGATACTCTTAACATGTCCTTTAGTGGTTTAAAGACTGCGGTAAGAAGGCTTGTAGATACTCAGGAGTATTCAAAAGAAGACCTCTCCGCTTCTTTTCAAAAGGCTGTGATGGACATTTTGGAAAGAAAGGCACTTTTGGCGATGGAGAAAACTGGTGTAAGAAGGCTTGTGATAGTGGGTGGCGTGTCCGCAAATTCAGAGCTAAGAAGACGCTTTTTAGAACTCTCAGAAAGGTTTGGCTTTGAACTTCATATACCTCATCCGAGGCTTTCTACCGATAACGCTCAGATGATAGCCTATGCAGGGAAGGAAAGGTTTAAAAGGGGCATAACCGCACCAGAGGATATTAATCCAGAGCCTAATGTGCCTCTGGAGGTTTTTGGAAAGACTTGGAGTTGAATGATGGTATAATCAATATGAATCACAAAATGGTAAGAGAAGGGCGAATACGAGAAATATATAACGTTGCTTTGCAAGTGATAAAATACTTTGAGAGTGGGATAAGGTATTCTGAATTAAAAAGAGAAATATCAAAGAGACTACCAGAAGCTAACCCTAAAACCATAGAAAACGCATTGCACAGGCTTAGACAGGGAATACAAAAAGGTGTAGAGAAAAGAGTATCTATGCCAGAGAAGGGACTGTATGTGTGGAATGATAAACAAACGAGAAGTAAGCAAATCGTATATAAACCTAAAAATAGAGAGGAGGACTTTTACCAGCCTTTTGCTAATTATCTGGTAGAAGAGCTAAGCGAATGCACGAAGGCTGTTCCTCTTGGAGGAAACATCTTTCAAGACAAGTGGGGGACGCCTGACGTGATTGGTGTATATAGGTTTTCTGATATCGACCCTATAAAGCCACCTCCTGAGCTTATAACCGCAGAAATTAAAATTGCAATTGACACTGCCTCTCTTATAACAGCATTCGGTCAGGCTTGTAGCTATAAGCTCTTTAGCCACAAGGTGTACGTGGCTATCCCAGAGCAAGCGGGGCAGGAAGCTATAAGTAGGCTTGAATCGCTCTGCATTCTATTTGGAATAGGTCTTATACTTTTCAATTTTGAAGATCCAAATGACCCACAGTTTCAAATAAGAACCAGGGCTCAAAAGAGCGAACCAGACTACTACTATTTGAACCAATACTTGAGGAGGCTACCAGAGGATAAAAAAAGGGAACTTTTCGGATGAGCTTAAGCGAACTTTTCCACCTTATACCCCCTCAAAAACTCCTCTCCACTCATAACCTTTCCCTTTGGAGATACAAGCTCAAGCACCTCAACCGCACCCTTTCCACAGGCAACTAAGAGTTTTTTCCTATCAAGAACCTCTCCTGGGTTTCCTTGAGCTTCCACAGTTTTGACCCTAAGGACTTTAATCCTTTCGCCTTTTTCTGTCAAGGCATAGCAGTCTGGGTATAAGCCTCTTATTCTGTTTCTTACGCTTTCTGCATCCGCTTTCCAGCATATTCTTAGCTCTTCCTTTTGCACCGGCGGTGCATAAAGTGCCTTGCTGTGGTCTTGTGGTATGGGTTTTATATTGCCCTTAAACCATTCCCTTAAGGTCCTTACCAAAAGGCTTGCCCCCTTCTGGGAGAGCCTTTCCGAAAGGGTCTTTAGGTTATCCTCTAAGTGGATGGGCTCTTTTTCCTGAGAGAGAATATCTCCTGTGTCCATCCCCTCATCCATAAGCATGACTGTGTTTCCTGTTATCTTTTCCCCAGCCATGATAGCTCTTTGAATGGGTGCAGAGCCTCTATAGGCTGGAAGTAGGCTTGCATGCAGGTTTATACAGCCATAGGTTGGGTAGTTTATGACTTCTGGTGGGAGTATTTTGCCATAAGCGACCACCACTATACAGTCTGGCTTTAGCCTTTCCACTATGGGCATTATTTGACTTTTCTTCTCTGGCTGAAAAACCTCTATGCCAAGCTCTTTGGCAAGCACTTTTGTAGGTGGTGGCGTGAGCTTTTGACCTCTGCCTGCAGGTTTGTCTGGTTGGCAAACCACTCCCAAAAGTTCAAACTCTTGGTGCAGAGCTTTTAAGGATGGCAAGGCAAACTCGGGAGTGCCAAAGAAAAGTATTTTCATGACCTTATATATTCTAAAGCCACGTCATCGCCAAAGGTTTTTACATCCCTAAGTTTTAGCCTTGGTGCATCCCTCAAAAGCTCCACCCCTATATCTCCTATCCTTTTACCCTCTCCAATGAGAATGGGACCCAAGAAAACCCAAAGGCGGTCAAAAAGACCCTCTTTTATGAAAGAGGTCAAGGTAATAGCACCACCCTCTACAAGAAGATGCATCACCTCTAAAAAGTAAAGCTCTCTCAAAACCTCCCTCAGGTCCAGGCTTTTATCTTTGGCTGGTGCAAGGATAACTTTGACCCCCTTGTCTTCAAGTCTTTTGACCTTCTCCTTGTTCTCGCTTATGGTAAATACAAGAGTTTGAGCGGAGTGGTCTTCCACAAGGTGGCACTCCTCTGGAATCTTCAGCTGTGGGTCAAGCACTATCCTTATGGGCTGTCTTTCCCACTCAAAGGCTCTTATGGTAAGTCTTGGATTGTCCCTCAAGAGGGTGTTTATACCCACAAGCACTGCGGTTGCCTCTGCCCTAAGGCGGTGTGCAAAGTTTCTTGCCTGCTGTGAGGTTATCCATTGGCTTTCTCCAGTCTTTAGTGCCAAAGACCCATCTATGCTCTGAGCCCACTTCAAGGTTATGTAAGGTCTTTTCTGGGTGATATAAACAAAGAAATCCTCGTTGAGCCTTTTGGCTTCCTCTTCAAGAAGTCCCACCTCCACCTCTATGCCTGCTTTTCTTAACCTTTCCACACCCTTTCCAGATACAAGTGGGTTTGGGTCAAGGGTGGCAATCACCAACCTTTTTAACCCTGCCCTTATAATGGCGTCCGTGCAAGGTGGAGTCCTACCATAATGGGTGCAAGGCTCAAGGGTCACATAGAGGGTTGCCCCCTTTGCCTTCTCCCCTGCCCTTTCAAGAGCGACCACCTCCGCATGAGGCATGCCAGCCCTTTCATGATAACCCTCTCCCACCACCTGTCCATCTTTTACTATTACACAGCCAACAGTGGGGTTAGGATGTGTAAGACCCTTACGCAAATATGCAAGTTCTAAAGCCCTTTTCATAAACCTAAGGTCTTCCATCAGTCAAATATATCAAATATCTCGCCAAAGATGGACTTTTTCTTCTTTTTGTGCTTGTATTCTTCGTATCTTCTGTAGATTTCAGGGTGCTCTCTTGTTATTCCCCTTAGCTCCTCGTCAAGGGCACTTTCTGCCCTTTGTATTGCCTGAATTATCTTAGAAAGCTCACCCTTGTCAAGCCATATGCCACCACAAACAGGGCAAACATCCACCAAAACACCATACTTGTTGACTTCCAAAAGTTCCACATCAACGCATCTCGGGCACTTCATCTTTTCTCTTCAAGCTCTTTTATAAACTCAAGCATGTCTATGTAGATTATACCAAAGGCATCCTGAATAGCCCCTCTCCTTGGAAGGTCACCTACACCTCCTGTGGGTTGCGAGTATGGGACAGAGGTTGAAAAAACCTTTTTTACCTCACCCACAGTTAAACCAACCTTTAGCTCTAAGTTGTAGGCACTAACCCTTTGTTGAGGAGTAAAGGCTATGGGCGTTTCCTTTAGTAATTCTATATATGGCTTTATTTCCTGAGCCCCATCTCCACACCTAAGCCTGTTTCCCGACTCTAACACCGCCCTTTCAAGACTCTTTCTGAAAGCGTAGCTTAGGTAAACCTCCGCATAGGGGTTTTCCACCTCTTTTATGCAAAAGTCCTTTGCAAGGGAAAGGGAAAGGCTCAAAAACAAAGCCAAGAATAATCTCATAGCTTTTATAATATACCCCATGCTTCTTCTTGCAGTATTGTATTCTCTTCTTTGGATAGCCATAGCGGGCTATGACCTAAAGTCTGTGTTTTTTGGAGTTTTGGCGGTAGGCTCTGCCCTTTTTGTGCATATAACCCTTGGGCTATACCCTCCTCGTATAAATCCTATTGCTCTTTTTGAGTTTCTTGGAGTGTTCCTTTGGCAAGCCCTTCTGGGTGGGATAGATGTGGCAAAACGCATAATCAGTCCACAGCTCAAGGTGAACCCCGGCTTCGTAGTGTATAACTTCCAAAGTGAAAAGCTCTGGGTCAAAATACTCTTAGCCTTGACCATAAACCTTACTCCTGGCACTCTTAGTGTGGTGATAGAGGATAAGCAGGTTTTGGTTCATACTCTTGATGTGGAAAGCTACAACGAGGAATCTGTTAGGTCGCTTGAAAGACTTTTGGATAGGGTCTTTTCATGAAGGAGTTTATACTCTTTTTACTCGGACTTAACTTAGCCCTTGGTTTTGTGCGTATCTTTAGGGGACCAAGTGTGGTAGATAGCATGCTGGCTTCCTTGCTCCTTGGCACTGGCGGGACTTCTCTCATACTTGTCCTGTATAAGTTTACAGGTCAGGCTTTTCTTTTAAATCTTGCCCTTGGCTTTGCCCTCCTTGCGGGAGTTGTGGGTGTAGCCTTCGCTATAATAATGCTAAGAGATGCTGATTGAGATACTCTCCACAAGCCTCATATTGATAGGTAGCCTCTTTTTGCTTATAGGTAGTGTGGGGCTTATAAGGCTTAGGGACTCTTACAGTAGGCTTCATGCCCTAACTAAGGCGGATATGCTGGGCTTTGGCTTTGTGGTTTTGGGCGTTATGTTCTCCGTAAGTAGCTTGGGAGAGGCTTTAAAGTTAGTTATAATATGGGTCTTTGTGGTAGTTTACAGCTCCATAGTGGGATACGCTATAGCCAACAGCAAGAAGAAAAGGGATGCTTGACATAATAATAGGACTTTTAATGCTCCTGTCCGCTTTTGCTTCGCTACAGAGCAAGGACCTTTTAAAAAGCGGAGTTTTCTTTGTGGTTTTTGGTTTTATGAGTGGTCTTTTGTGGATTAGGCTTTCCGCACCAGACATAGCCATGGTGGAGATAATACTGGGTTCCGCCATAACAAGTATTCTCATATTTAAGCTGTCAAGGGGTGTAAGGGATATTGCCATGAAACCTAAATTATGGAGAAGGCTCTGGGCTGGTGCAGGCTCTTTGGTGCTTTTTGTATTTCTCACCTTTTACCTGTTTACGGTAAGAGAGGAAGAGAGGGTAGGTGGTCTTGTTTTTGAAAAACTTAGTCTCAGCGGTGTGGAGAGCCCTGTAACTGCGGTCCTTCTTAACTTTAGAGGATACGACACGCTCTTAGAAGTTGGTGTTATAACCCTTGCGGTAATTGGTATATTAGCCCTTGAGCCAAAGAAAAAAAGCTATGAGTGGAACGATATAGTGGTGTGGCGCTTTTCTAAGATATTCCTTCCCGTGATAGCCCTCTTTTCTCTTTACATAACCTATCTTGGAGCTTTCTCTGTGGGTGGTGCCTTTCAGGGTGGCTCTCTCTTGGCAGGTGGTCTTGCCTTTTTGAGCCTCTCTGGACAAAAATTGCCAATAAGAGAGAACCCTACCCTTTTCCTCGCCATGCTTAGCCTTGCGGTCTTTGTAGCCTTTGCCTTTGCATACGCCCTTGTAGGACATGGCTTTCTTACCTACCCCCTTGAGCTTTCAACCTTGTCTATAATGCTTATAGAGATTTCCATATGTATTTCCACAGGAATGCTACTATACATAGCCATAAGAGGTAGACTATGAAGGAACTGTATTATCTGCTCTCCTTTCTTCTCATAAGTATGAGCACCTACTACTTTATCACCGCCATAAACTTTGTTAAGAGGCTTATTGCAGTCAACATCTTAGGCTCTGGCGTTTTTCTCTTTTTTGTGGCAACCGCAAGAAATACTCCCTCTGAAAACCCAGACCCCGTGCCACATGCTCTTGTGTTAACGGGCATAGTGGTGGCGGTAAGTGCCACAGCCTTTGCGGTTTCCTTACTTTTGCACCTTAGTAAACAAAGAGAGGAAGAGTGATGCTTGGCTTTGACCTTGGCTATCTTGTGGCAGTGCCTCTTATAGGTGCTATCCTCTCTCTCCTATCTCCTATTAGGCTTTTTGTTGCGGTTGTTTTCAGTCTGCTTTCGCTGACCCTTTCCTTGTATGCCTTTTACATAACCTTAAGCATGTATGAACCCATCTATCAATGGGTAGGAGGCTGGCCTGCACCACTTGGAATTGGCTTTAAGTTAGATGGAGTTTCAGGCTTTTTCCTTATGATGAGCGGGGTGGTGAGCTTTGCGGTGGGAGTATACTCTCTGGGTTTTTTCAAAGAAGGCTACAAGAGACAAGGAAGGTTTTTCTGGTTTTTCTTCTTTTTCCTCTGGACGGGGCTTAATGCTTTTTTCCTCTCTGAAGACCTTTTTAACCTATATGTTGCCCTTGAGGTGCTTTCCCTTACTGCGGTGGTGCTTGTTGCCCTTCCAAGCCACAGAAAAGCCATAAAGGCTTCTGTGAATTATCTGTTTTTGTCTCTGTTTGCTTCCATGTTTTACCTCTTTGGCGTTGCCATGCTATACACCAATTACGGAACTCTTAGCATGTCCTTGCTTGCCCAAAGACTTGCAGGAACTGAAGAATTTGTCTTTGCCCTTTTCCCTCTCCTCTTGGCTCTTTCTATAAAGTCTGCCCTTTTCCCCTTTCACTTTTGGCTTCCACCAGCCCACTCAAGCACGGTGGCACCTGCCAGTGCTCTTCTTTCCGGGCTTGTGGTAAAACCACCTGCATACCTCATACTTAGACTTTGGCTTGATGTTTTTCCAGACAATCTGAGCCTTGAATACCTGAGCTGGGTTTTGGGTGGGCTTGGTGCTCTTGCAGTGCTTTTTGGCTCCTATTACGCCATAAGGCAGAGAACCATAAAGATGCTCTTGGCATACTCTACCGTTGCACAGATGGGATACCTTTTCCTTATGGTCCCTATATACTACAAAGCCCAAAGCCTTGAGGTTAAAACCATTGTCCTTCAGGGTTTTGCCCTTCAGGCTCTTTCCCATGCCTTAGCAAAAGCCAGCATGTTCCTATCCTCTGGAAACGCTATATATGTGGCTAGGAGGGATGAGCTTTCCTACATGCCTGGCTTTGCCCATAGTCATCCCTTTACCTTTTTCGCTCTCTTTTTCTCAGGTGCAACCCTTATAGGTCTGCCACTAAGCGGTGGCTTTGTTGCCAAGTTTCTACTTTTGAAGGCTTCTATACAGATAGGTTTTGTGTTTCAAGGTGTTATATTTCTTCTGGGAAGTTTGCTTGCGGCTATGTATATTTACCCTATCTGGAAGGAGAGCTTCTCTTCTAAGCCAGAAAAACTTTATGACCATCCCATTCCACGCTCTATGGAGCTTTCCGCCTTTATGCTTGGGTTTATTGCCTTTTCCATAGGGCTAATCTCAGGCTTTTTAATACAAGGAATTACGGGAAGAGACTAACATGGACCAGTTTATGGTGCTTAGTTTACTCTTTAGTTCCTTTGTGGCGAGCCTTGTGATAGCGTTTTTAAAGGAGGAGTGGTATACCCTTAGAACCCTTGTAAACATAGGTGCTGCGGTATACAAGCTCTTTGTAATAGGCTACCTTCTTTTAGCTGTGTATCAGGATAGGGTTTTTGAAATAAGCTATCCTATGGTATCCTTTGCGGACTTTCACCTCAAAATAGACCCCCTTGGGCTTTTGTTTGTGAGCCTGTCTTCCTTCTTGTGGCTTCTCACCACCTTCTACGCAGTTGGTTATCTTGAGGGTTCTCCAAACCGTAGGAGGTTCTTCACTTTCTTTAACCTTGCGGTTACTTCTACCATGGGTATTGCTCTCGCAGGTAACCTCTTTACCTTCTTCCTCTTTTATGAACTTCTTACTCTAAGCACTTATCCTCTCGTAGTCCACAGGGGGACAAAAAAAGCTCTAAGTGCAGGTGGTGTTTATCTGCTTTATACCCTTCTTGGTGGAAGCCTTTTCCTTATATGTGTGGTTATCCTCTATGTTTTAGTAGGTGATGGAAACTTTAGTGTGGGTGGTAACACCCAGCTCAAGGCTTGGGCTACTGAAAACACGCATCTTGCAGGTTTGCTTTTCTATGGTCTTTTCTTTGGAATGGCGGTAAAGGCCGCAGTTTTTCCGCTTCATGGTTGGCTAACAAGGGCTATGGTGGCACCGGCTCCAGTTAGTGCCCTCTTGCATGCGGTGGCAGTGGTAAAGGCTGGTGCCTTTGGTGTGGTCAGGCTGGTTTACGACCTATATGGTGTGGAAACGGTTCAGTCTTTAAGCCTTTGGCAACCCCTTGCTTACCTTGCAGGCTTTACCATAGCCTTTGGCTCCCTTATGGCTGTCTTTCAAAAGGAGTTAAAAAAGAGGCTCGCCTACTCCACCATAAGTCATATCTCCTATATAATCCTTGGCACGCTTATACCAGGACCCACTGCCACCATGGGAGCTCTCTTACATTTGGTAAACCATGGTATAATGAAGATAACCCTCTTTATGTGCGTAGGGAACTACTCAGAAGCCTACGGAATACACAGGGTAGAAGAGACAAGGGGCGTGGGCAAAAGAATGCCTCTGACTACCCTTGCCCTTACTCTCGCATCCTTGGGTCTTATAGGACTTCCCTTCACTGCAGGCTATCTTACAAAGGAATACCTACAAAAGGGTGCACAGCTTGCAGGGGCTGAATGGGCGGTCTATTTGCTGTATGCAAGCTCTCTGCTAAGTGCTCTTTATCTACTACCTATAGTCTTCAGTGCATGGTTTGGCAAGAAGGAGTTTAAAGAAGAGAGAAAAACAAGGTTTGAAACAGGACTCCTTATGCTCCTTCCGCCGCTTATAACGGGACTTTTAACCATACTGATAGGTATATCTACGAACACGCCCATAAATCCCTTAGTTTGGGTAAGGCTCATAGCCAAAAGAGAGTATGGAGAAGTGCCATAGGCTATGCTATAATCTATAGCCATGTCTTCCATAGCAAAGGTAAAGGCAAGGGAAGTTTTAGACTCAAGGGGAAATCCTACAGTTGAGGTGGAAGTGGAGCTATCCTCTGGTGCAAGGGGAAGGGCTATAGTGCCCAGCGGTGCATCCACTGGAGAAAAGGAAGCCCTTGAGCTAAGAGACCATGACCCCAAAAGGTATCTTGGAAAAGGCGTCCTAAGAGCGGTGGATAATGTAAACTCCATAATAGCAAAAGAGATAGTGGGGCTTGATGCCAGCAAGCAGTCCCTTATAGACAAAGTGCTTATTGAACTTGACGGAACACCCAACAAAAGCAAACTCGGTGCAAACGCCATACTGGGTGTAAGTATGGCGGTAGCGAGAGCGATGGCACAAGAGCTTGGAATAAGCCTTTACAGATACATAGGGGGTCTAAGAGCCAAAAGGCTACCAGTGCCTTTGATGAATGTAATAAACGGTGGAGTTCATGCGGACAACCCTCTTGACATACAGGAATTTATGATAGTCCCCGTGTGCGGAGGGAGGTTTTCAGAGGCACTAAGGGCGGGAGTGGAAGTCTTTCACCACCTAAAGGCAACTTTAAAGGAAAAGGGATATTCTACCAATGTGGGAGACGAAGGCGGGTTTGCACCCAACTTGAAAAGCACAGAGGAAGCCTTAGATATGTTAATGTATGCCATAGAAAAGGCGGGATATAAACCAGGTGAAGATGTGCTTTTGGCTCTTGACTGTGCGTCTTCTGAGTTTTACTACGAGGACGAGCTGTATCACTTTGAAGGTAAAAAACTTAGCTCAGAGGAGCTGTGCGGTTTTTATGCTAAACTCTTAGAAAAATATCCGATAGTATCCATAGAAGACCCCATGGCGGAGGGTGATGTGGAAGGTTGGAAGCTTATTACACGAGAGCTCGGTGACAAGGTTCAGCTTGTGGGAGATGACCTTTTTGTAACAAACCCAAGCATCTTCCAAGAGGGTATAAGAGAGGGGCTTGCCAATGCCATACTTGTCAAGCTAAATCAAGTGGGGACTCTTACAGAAACACTACAAACCGTAGAAATAGCCCAAAAGGTAGGGTACAAGGCGATAATTTCCCATAGGTCTGGAGAAACGGAGGATACCTTTATCTCACATCTTGCGGTAGGAACGGGAGCAGGACAGATAAAGACCGGCTCTGCATCACGCACAGATAGGATAGCAAAATACAACGAGCTTTTGAGGATAGAAGAGGAGCTTGGAGATGAAGCGGAATTTGGAGGGAAGGGAGAATTTTCGGTTTTTAAAGCCTGAAGGGTTTTCAAAACTATTCTTTTTCCTTATGGTCCTTTACACCTTTTATAATCTTTTCCTTAGCCAGTATAATGTATTTAGGGTCTTTGAACTAAAAAAAGCCAGCGTTGAGCTTAATGCCAAGATATCTCGCCAAAGGGCGGAAAATAGTAATACAGAACAAGTCCTTGAGCTTATAAGGGAAAACCCTGAGCATTTTAAGGATAAATTCGCTCGCGAATACATGCAGTTACAGAGAGAAGGAGAGTATATACTTCTCTTCAGACATTAGAGGGATTACTCCCTTTAGTGTTATAATTTAGAGATTATGAGAAGGACATTTACAGCCTTGTCTTTGTTTTATTTAATATGGTTAGCCTCCTGTGGTGGTATAACAAAAGAGGAGTTTGACAAAAGAATTGCAAGCCTTGAGGGCAGGATATCACAGCTTGAAGAAAGGCAGAGGTCTTTAGAGGAAAGGAACCTTAGGACAGAAGCCAGGGTAGACAACATCTCTGAAAGCCTTGCAAGGACAAGGCTTGAACTGGAAAGGCTTAGAGTTGAAAGACATGGCACTGGTCAGGCTACCAAGTTGCCAGAGCCCGTAAGGGAAGTGCCACAGCCTTCACCAAGTGTTCCAGAAAGGCTCCAAGAAACTCCTCAGGCTCAACGCGACAATCCACAGCAGGCAACTGAAGAGTATCAAAGGGAGTATGATGAAGCCCTAAAGCTTTACAACTTAAGACAGCTACACCAAGCAAGAGACAAGCTCATAGATTTTATAAAAAAGTATCCGAGAACACCTCTCACGGACAACGCCTATCTATGGCTTGGTGTGGTCTACAGAGACCTTGGAGAAATGAACAAAGCGGAAGCGGTTTGGCTTACCTTAGTGGAAAGGTGTCAAAGGAAAGAGATGGTAGACTGCAATAAAGCACCCTCTGCCCTGCTTCAATTGGCAAGGCTTTACGAACAAAGAGGAGACAATCAAAAGGCAAGGGAATACTACGAGGCTATATTGAGAGATTACCCACTTTCTGAAGAGGCGGGGATAGCAAAGACAAAGCTTGGAAGGTGATATGAAAATACCAAAACACTTAGCGGTCATAATGGATGGAAACGGAAGATGGGCGAGGGAAAGAGGTCTACCAAGGATAGCAGGTCATTATGAAGGGGTAAAGAGGGGAGAAGAGCTTGTGGATGCATGCATAGAGCTTGGAATAAGGTGGCTCACCCTTTTCACCTTTTCCACAGAAAACTGGAAAAGACCAGAGCTTGAGGTAAAGGCTCTGATGAAGCTC from Hydrogenobacter sp. T-8 includes these protein-coding regions:
- a CDS encoding tetratricopeptide repeat protein → MRRTFTALSLFYLIWLASCGGITKEEFDKRIASLEGRISQLEERQRSLEERNLRTEARVDNISESLARTRLELERLRVERHGTGQATKLPEPVREVPQPSPSVPERLQETPQAQRDNPQQATEEYQREYDEALKLYNLRQLHQARDKLIDFIKKYPRTPLTDNAYLWLGVVYRDLGEMNKAEAVWLTLVERCQRKEMVDCNKAPSALLQLARLYEQRGDNQKAREYYEAILRDYPLSEEAGIAKTKLGR